The following are from one region of the Camelus ferus isolate YT-003-E chromosome 13, BCGSAC_Cfer_1.0, whole genome shotgun sequence genome:
- the C13H1orf109 gene encoding uncharacterized protein C1orf109 homolog isoform X2, whose amino-acid sequence MTQDGPLFAVQEALRKCFPVVEEQQGLWQSTLRDCPPLLTSLSNLAEQLQAAQNLRFEDVPSLRAFPDLKERLKRKQLAAGDIVLDKLWERLDALLKVRDVVSSHVERVLQIYEQHADALGVDAVLQASATSPSVAEMLEWLQDIERHYRNSKVPEEEVPPVLDRVGRLGKHPSFAHSLGPNFRRRTPRPCTRYPIECFLLPGRVKKLCVSLETRGHS is encoded by the exons ATGACTCAAGACGGGCCCTTGTTTGCTGTGCAGGAGGCCCTGAGGAAGTGCTTTCCCGTGGTGGAGGAGCAGCAGGGCCTGTGGCAGAGCACTCTTAGGGATTGCCCACCCCTCCTGACCTCCCTCAGCAACTTGGCAGAGCAGCTGCAGGCAGCACAGAATCTGCGATTTGAGGATGTGCCGTCACTGCGGGCTTTCCCAGACTTAAAGGAGCGGCTGAAACGCAAGCAGCTGGCGGCTGGTGACATTGTCCTGGACAAGTTATGGGAGAGGCT AGACGCCCTCCTCAAGGTGCGTGATGTGGTCAGCAGCCACGTGGAACGCGTGCTTCAGATCTACGAGCAGCATGCAGACGCCCTCGGCGTGGACGCTGTCCTGCAGGCTTCAGCCACGAGCCCCTCCGTGGCTGAAATGTTGGAGTGGTTGCAAGATATCGAGAGACATTATCGAAATTC GAAGGTACCTGAAGAGGAAGTACCTCCTGTCCTCGATCGAGTGGGGAGACTTGGGAAACATCCGAGCTTTGCCCACAGCCTGGGACCGAATTTCAGAAGACGAACACCCAGACCTTGTACGAG ATATCCTATTgaatgtttccttcttcctggaagaGTGAAGAAGCTGTGTGTTTCTCTGGAGACCAGGGGACACAGTTGA
- the C13H1orf109 gene encoding uncharacterized protein C1orf109 homolog isoform X1: MTQDGPLFAVQEALRKCFPVVEEQQGLWQSTLRDCPPLLTSLSNLAEQLQAAQNLRFEDVPSLRAFPDLKERLKRKQLAAGDIVLDKLWERLDALLKVRDVVSSHVERVLQIYEQHADALGVDAVLQASATSPSVAEMLEWLQDIERHYRNSYLKRKYLLSSIEWGDLGNIRALPTAWDRISEDEHPDLVRDILLNVSFFLEE, from the exons ATGACTCAAGACGGGCCCTTGTTTGCTGTGCAGGAGGCCCTGAGGAAGTGCTTTCCCGTGGTGGAGGAGCAGCAGGGCCTGTGGCAGAGCACTCTTAGGGATTGCCCACCCCTCCTGACCTCCCTCAGCAACTTGGCAGAGCAGCTGCAGGCAGCACAGAATCTGCGATTTGAGGATGTGCCGTCACTGCGGGCTTTCCCAGACTTAAAGGAGCGGCTGAAACGCAAGCAGCTGGCGGCTGGTGACATTGTCCTGGACAAGTTATGGGAGAGGCT AGACGCCCTCCTCAAGGTGCGTGATGTGGTCAGCAGCCACGTGGAACGCGTGCTTCAGATCTACGAGCAGCATGCAGACGCCCTCGGCGTGGACGCTGTCCTGCAGGCTTCAGCCACGAGCCCCTCCGTGGCTGAAATGTTGGAGTGGTTGCAAGATATCGAGAGACATTATCGAAATTC GTACCTGAAGAGGAAGTACCTCCTGTCCTCGATCGAGTGGGGAGACTTGGGAAACATCCGAGCTTTGCCCACAGCCTGGGACCGAATTTCAGAAGACGAACACCCAGACCTTGTACGAG ATATCCTATTgaatgtttccttcttcctggaagaGTGA